The proteins below are encoded in one region of Spirochaetota bacterium:
- a CDS encoding DUF167 domain-containing protein — MSYGIWMSAGYCMESKQISRIDIRVAPKSSQSKIVIEESARIKVFVNSPPADGKANAECIRLMARALDISKSRIEIEKGASARTKRIAITGLTTDEILKRLTHHVESSR; from the coding sequence ATGAGTTACGGAATATGGATGAGCGCGGGCTATTGCATGGAATCCAAACAAATATCACGAATTGACATCCGGGTCGCTCCAAAATCATCACAAAGCAAAATCGTGATCGAGGAATCGGCACGCATAAAAGTATTCGTCAATTCTCCCCCGGCGGACGGGAAAGCCAACGCTGAATGCATACGGCTTATGGCCCGCGCGCTTGACATCTCAAAATCACGTATCGAGATCGAGAAAGGCGCCTCGGCAAGAACGAAGAGAATCGCCATCACCGGGCTCACCACGGATGAAATATTGAAGAGACTCACGCATCATGTCGAATCTTCCAGATAA
- a CDS encoding MBL fold metallo-hydrolase, with product MNIVTLENGPFQVNSYLLYDMSARSGIIIDPGSSIQELLARIEKENIQLQAILCTHGHIDHVAGVNEVKARFGVPLWMNRGDSELLETLPQQARMFGVKNPGPVVIDVELPGEGAVEIGGITITLLRTPGHSPGSLSFVIDDTVFSGDTLFNFSIGRTDLPGGSYEALIASIENKLFALPDDTRVLSGHGPETTIGKEKEFNPFFG from the coding sequence ATGAATATTGTTACATTAGAGAATGGTCCGTTCCAGGTGAACAGTTACCTGTTATATGATATGTCCGCTCGATCCGGGATAATTATAGATCCCGGAAGTTCGATTCAGGAGCTGCTTGCCAGGATAGAGAAGGAAAATATCCAGCTTCAAGCGATCCTATGTACGCATGGACATATTGACCATGTCGCAGGAGTCAACGAAGTAAAGGCTAGATTCGGTGTTCCCCTGTGGATGAATCGCGGGGATAGCGAATTGCTTGAAACGCTTCCCCAGCAGGCGAGGATGTTCGGGGTGAAAAATCCCGGACCGGTTGTAATCGATGTCGAGCTGCCCGGCGAGGGCGCGGTCGAGATAGGCGGCATAACCATCACCTTGCTGAGAACTCCCGGGCATTCCCCGGGCTCACTTTCATTTGTTATCGACGATACGGTATTCAGCGGGGATACGCTCTTCAATTTCTCGATCGGGAGAACCGACCTGCCCGGCGGGAGTTATGAAGCCTTGATCGCCTCGATCGAAAACAAGCTTTTCGCGCTGCCTGACGATACCAGGGTGCTTTCGGGGCATGGTCCCGAGACGACCATAGGAAAGGAAAAGGAATTTAATCCGTTTTTCGGCTGA
- a CDS encoding anti-sigma factor antagonist gives MLELKELGEGICVAKITTSEVLTLDVPELKEKLQQAIVNKGIKKLVLDLSDVKIITSSGIGIFLNINQSLKSLLRLAAPQQEVEKVLELTKVSSVIKVFSTVDAALKSF, from the coding sequence ATGCTCGAGTTAAAGGAACTTGGGGAAGGGATCTGTGTAGCAAAGATTACCACCAGCGAAGTGCTTACACTGGATGTGCCTGAGCTCAAGGAAAAGCTCCAGCAGGCGATCGTTAATAAGGGGATCAAGAAACTAGTGCTCGATCTGTCCGACGTCAAGATCATCACCAGCTCCGGCATCGGCATATTCCTGAATATCAATCAGAGCCTGAAGTCCCTGCTCAGGCTGGCTGCGCCGCAACAGGAAGTGGAGAAGGTACTGGAGCTCACCAAAGTATCGTCGGTAATTAAGGTATTCAGCACCGTTGACGCAGCGTTAAAAAGCTTTTAA
- the radC gene encoding DNA repair protein RadC, giving the protein MHRSIVYRNAMKNDIHSIRHLMPVQKCLSGGEISALSDAELLSAILATGTRLRDVREVSEELLRTFHGLQGLSAAGFRELSETGGIGPAKSVRIHAAFELGKRMLVQTRMPAVVDTPVKVWKMLQPEMARLLHEEFRVLILNNKNMLLKNSVVSIGTISEALVHPREIFRDAIREAAASIIVAHNHPSGVLVPSKEDISTTIRIRDAGKIIGIELLDHVIIGGASYLSLKEGGYI; this is encoded by the coding sequence ATGCACCGCTCGATCGTATACAGGAATGCCATGAAGAACGATATCCATTCAATACGGCATTTGATGCCGGTGCAGAAATGCCTGTCCGGCGGCGAAATATCGGCACTGAGCGATGCCGAGTTGTTATCTGCGATCCTGGCAACAGGCACGCGGTTGCGCGACGTACGGGAGGTCTCCGAGGAACTGCTGAGAACATTCCACGGCCTGCAGGGTTTAAGCGCCGCGGGTTTTCGCGAACTCTCGGAAACAGGCGGTATCGGACCCGCAAAATCCGTAAGAATTCATGCCGCCTTCGAGCTGGGAAAACGAATGCTGGTTCAGACCAGGATGCCCGCGGTCGTGGATACGCCGGTGAAGGTATGGAAGATGCTCCAGCCCGAGATGGCGCGCCTCCTTCACGAGGAATTCCGGGTGCTCATCCTGAATAACAAGAACATGCTTCTTAAAAATTCCGTCGTTTCAATCGGAACGATATCGGAGGCCCTGGTCCACCCGCGTGAAATCTTTCGCGACGCGATCCGCGAGGCGGCCGCATCGATAATCGTCGCGCATAATCATCCCTCCGGGGTGCTCGTGCCTTCAAAAGAGGATATCAGTACCACGATCAGGATTCGGGACGCGGGAAAAATAATAGGCATTGAACTGCTGGACCATGTAATAATCGGCGGAGCATCGTATTTGAGCCTGAAGGAGGGCGGGTATATCTAG
- a CDS encoding ATP-grasp domain-containing protein, which translates to MKKTIMVIGGGLLQVPAIQAAKKMGFQVIVTDYNEHAMGMKYADIPIVMSTRDVQGSVRVAKSQNEITPISGVLTVGTDASTTVAAVANTLNLPGIKFDNAEAATNKIKMRMRFKTHNVPCPNFLPVWSLADAKRACQILGFPLVIKPTDNMGARGVSRIDSKGQIADAFKLAKAASPSGELIIEEYMEGEELSIDAVVFNDEITFTGIADRIIEYPPYFVETGHTMPSQLSREKQEEACEVMRKGIRALGISIGCAKGDIKITKHGAMIGELAARLSGGFMSAYTYPLSSGVDLMKAAIEVAVGQEPGNLEPLHDRVAIERALITKPGIVRRITGIEDANKIPGIAEIFINVKPGDTVIVPRSNVEKAGHIIAVADTLELAEEAVRRAKEVIAIEVFEEAELSMEAIRVSARERFKKTCYACKTCDGKDCASGVPGMGGIGTGASFRRNTESLQNFKINTRLIHDVTEPDTSAVFFGNRLSMPIMAAPITGMGTNMGSAMDELDYNIAVVNGCLNAGTVAFVGDGATPDKYKIGLQALSDARGMGVPVFKPRSDNNEVLARIRAAERSGALAVGMDIDAVVFKTMKMKNQSVGPKSLSDLRGLISSTSLPFVLKGIMTVRDASLAVEAGAHAIIVSNHGGRVLDQMAGSMDVLEEIVREVKGNIRIMIDGGFRNGVDILKALALGAEFILIGRPVAIAAVGMGARGVSYYLNTIKQELEQAMILTGCTGIADITPDIVRCLNVKSSLPV; encoded by the coding sequence ATGAAAAAAACCATAATGGTGATCGGGGGCGGGCTTCTACAGGTGCCGGCCATTCAGGCCGCCAAGAAAATGGGTTTCCAGGTGATTGTCACCGATTACAACGAGCACGCCATGGGAATGAAATATGCCGATATTCCCATAGTCATGAGCACCCGGGACGTCCAGGGTTCCGTCCGCGTGGCAAAATCTCAAAACGAAATCACGCCGATCAGCGGCGTGCTCACGGTAGGTACCGATGCATCCACGACCGTCGCCGCGGTCGCCAACACGCTCAATTTGCCCGGCATCAAGTTCGACAACGCGGAGGCGGCAACCAATAAGATAAAGATGCGCATGCGCTTTAAGACCCATAATGTTCCCTGCCCGAATTTTCTTCCCGTATGGTCGCTCGCGGACGCGAAGAGGGCCTGCCAGATACTGGGGTTCCCGCTGGTGATCAAACCCACGGACAACATGGGCGCGCGCGGGGTGAGCCGCATTGACAGCAAGGGCCAGATAGCGGATGCGTTTAAGCTTGCAAAAGCCGCTTCCCCGAGCGGCGAGCTTATAATCGAGGAATACATGGAAGGCGAAGAGCTCTCGATTGACGCGGTCGTATTCAATGATGAAATCACCTTTACCGGTATCGCCGACCGGATTATCGAATATCCTCCCTATTTCGTCGAAACCGGGCACACCATGCCTTCGCAGCTTTCCCGGGAGAAGCAGGAGGAAGCGTGCGAGGTCATGCGCAAGGGAATACGCGCCCTGGGAATTTCCATCGGATGCGCCAAGGGCGATATCAAGATTACGAAACACGGCGCCATGATCGGGGAATTGGCCGCTCGTCTTTCCGGTGGCTTCATGTCCGCCTACACCTATCCGCTTTCAAGCGGCGTAGATCTCATGAAAGCCGCAATCGAAGTCGCGGTCGGCCAGGAGCCGGGCAACCTTGAGCCTTTGCACGACAGGGTCGCGATAGAGAGGGCCCTCATCACGAAGCCGGGCATAGTCAGGAGGATTACGGGAATAGAAGATGCGAATAAAATTCCCGGGATTGCGGAAATTTTTATAAATGTCAAACCGGGCGATACCGTGATTGTTCCCCGATCGAACGTCGAAAAGGCGGGGCACATCATCGCCGTCGCGGATACCCTCGAATTGGCCGAAGAGGCGGTGCGAAGGGCGAAAGAAGTCATCGCCATTGAGGTCTTTGAGGAAGCCGAGCTCTCAATGGAGGCGATCCGTGTATCGGCGCGCGAGCGCTTTAAAAAAACCTGCTACGCGTGTAAAACCTGCGACGGGAAGGACTGCGCGAGCGGGGTGCCGGGCATGGGCGGTATCGGGACAGGGGCCTCTTTCAGAAGAAATACGGAATCCCTTCAAAATTTCAAGATTAACACCAGGCTTATTCACGATGTGACCGAGCCCGACACCTCGGCGGTGTTTTTCGGGAACCGGCTGTCGATGCCCATCATGGCCGCCCCGATCACGGGAATGGGAACGAACATGGGCAGCGCCATGGATGAGCTCGACTACAATATCGCGGTGGTAAACGGCTGCCTGAACGCGGGAACCGTCGCGTTCGTGGGAGACGGGGCGACGCCGGATAAATATAAGATCGGCCTGCAGGCCCTGTCGGACGCCAGGGGCATGGGTGTTCCGGTCTTCAAACCCCGGAGCGACAACAACGAGGTGCTCGCGCGGATCAGGGCCGCCGAGAGATCCGGCGCCCTGGCGGTGGGGATGGATATCGACGCGGTAGTCTTCAAGACCATGAAAATGAAAAACCAGTCCGTGGGTCCCAAAAGCCTGTCCGATCTGAGAGGGCTTATTTCATCGACGTCGCTTCCCTTCGTATTGAAGGGAATAATGACGGTTCGCGACGCCTCCCTGGCAGTCGAGGCCGGGGCGCACGCGATCATCGTTTCCAACCACGGGGGGCGCGTGCTCGACCAGATGGCCGGCTCCATGGACGTTCTCGAGGAGATCGTGCGCGAGGTGAAGGGAAATATCCGGATCATGATCGACGGCGGATTCAGGAATGGTGTGGATATACTCAAGGCGCTCGCCCTGGGGGCGGAATTCATCCTCATAGGCAGGCCGGTTGCGATTGCCGCGGTGGGAATGGGGGCGCGCGGCGTATCATATTATTTGAATACGATCAAGCAGGAACTCGAACAGGCGATGATCCTGACCGGCTGCACCGGGATCGCGGACATTACGCCCGACATCGTCCGCTGCCTGAACGTGAAAAGTTCGCTGCCGGTCTGA
- a CDS encoding HAD-IB family hydrolase, protein MTVKPFIAFFDLDHTLLDTSSGRLFIKYAYQQGMISHGELISGMLIAAIHRFGMFNTSNIFQKWAQKFAGWPETKMRDFTERFFIERVASRFRPQIVDEVRFHKARGAHTVLLSASTSYICEPARRHLSMDAVLSTTLEVENGIFTGRTRGRYCYGAEKLVRAAAYCRSMDIALSECYYYGDSFADLPVLEKIGFPVCVHPDRALRRIALQRGWRTIP, encoded by the coding sequence ATAACCGTGAAACCATTCATAGCCTTTTTCGATCTCGACCACACCCTCCTGGATACCAGCAGCGGACGCCTCTTCATAAAGTATGCCTACCAGCAGGGCATGATCAGTCACGGGGAATTAATTTCGGGAATGCTTATCGCGGCAATTCACCGATTCGGCATGTTTAACACCTCCAACATCTTTCAGAAATGGGCTCAAAAATTCGCGGGGTGGCCGGAAACAAAAATGCGCGATTTTACTGAGCGCTTTTTCATTGAGCGCGTCGCCTCCCGTTTCAGGCCTCAGATTGTCGACGAAGTCAGATTTCATAAAGCCCGCGGTGCCCATACCGTTTTGCTGTCTGCTTCGACATCCTACATTTGCGAGCCCGCCCGCCGGCACCTCTCGATGGATGCGGTATTGTCCACAACACTCGAGGTGGAGAACGGCATATTCACCGGCAGGACCAGGGGCAGATATTGCTATGGTGCGGAAAAGCTCGTCCGCGCCGCGGCCTATTGCCGGTCCATGGACATAGCCCTTTCTGAATGCTACTACTATGGCGATTCCTTTGCCGATCTCCCCGTACTCGAAAAAATAGGATTCCCCGTGTGTGTACACCCGGATCGTGCGCTGAGAAGAATCGCCCTGCAGAGAGGCTGGCGGACAATACCCTGA
- a CDS encoding aspartate carbamoyltransferase catalytic subunit, which translates to MKGLKQKDLLDIQSLTTDEISLICKSARYFKDLFTRSIKTVPVLRGKTVCTLFYEPSTRTRISFELAAKRLSADLINVTVAASSVVKGESLIDTVHTMEAMKADYIIIRHAASLAPHFLSKNIQASVINAGDGFHAHPTQALLDAYSILEKRGSLEGLTIGIVGDIKHSRVARSDIEVFKRLGARVILCGPPTLVPDEFSAYDVEISYNLDEIIPQLDVINMLRLQRERQKGSLFPSIREYHQQFALTTERLKRGKRDLIVMHPGPINRGIEIDHLVADSPNSIINEQVTNGIAVRMSIFYLLAGGTPLEDME; encoded by the coding sequence ATGAAAGGGCTCAAACAAAAAGACCTGCTGGATATTCAGTCGCTCACCACCGATGAAATTTCCCTCATTTGCAAATCGGCGCGATACTTTAAAGACCTGTTCACCCGTTCGATAAAAACCGTTCCCGTGCTTAGGGGTAAAACGGTGTGCACGCTCTTCTACGAGCCCTCGACGCGTACGAGGATCAGCTTCGAGCTCGCGGCCAAGCGCCTTTCGGCGGACCTTATCAACGTGACGGTAGCGGCCTCGAGCGTCGTGAAGGGGGAATCGCTTATCGATACCGTTCATACGATGGAGGCCATGAAAGCCGATTATATCATAATACGGCATGCGGCGTCCCTGGCGCCGCATTTTTTATCTAAAAATATCCAGGCCTCGGTCATCAACGCGGGTGACGGATTCCATGCGCATCCCACCCAGGCGCTACTGGACGCGTATTCGATTCTGGAAAAGAGGGGGAGCCTCGAGGGCCTCACGATCGGCATCGTGGGCGACATAAAGCATTCCAGGGTCGCTCGTTCGGACATCGAGGTTTTTAAGAGGCTGGGGGCAAGGGTCATACTCTGCGGCCCGCCCACGCTGGTGCCGGACGAATTTTCGGCGTATGATGTGGAAATATCGTATAACCTGGATGAGATCATCCCGCAACTTGACGTGATCAACATGCTCAGGCTTCAGCGCGAGCGGCAGAAGGGTTCGCTCTTTCCCTCGATCCGCGAATACCACCAGCAGTTCGCGCTGACGACGGAGCGCCTGAAGCGCGGGAAACGTGATCTTATAGTCATGCACCCCGGGCCCATAAACCGCGGAATCGAAATCGACCACCTCGTAGCCGACAGCCCGAATTCGATTATCAACGAACAGGTCACCAACGGAATCGCGGTACGCATGTCTATCTTTTACTTGCTCGCAGGCGGCACCCCGCTCGAGGACATGGAATAG
- a CDS encoding dihydroorotase, whose amino-acid sequence MELVIKNGTLLDPESRFEGKMDVRIAGAGIAEIAKSIVAPPGSEVIDAKGCLVLPGLIDMHAHFREPGGEDEETIIGGSIVAAKGGFTSVCTMPNTTPVIDNQALVRFIILEAEKGPINVFPIASISKGSKGEEITEMGELVKGGAVGFSDDGRPVMSSVLMRRALEYARMFDVPIITHSEDILLSDEGIMNEGVNSTLLGLKGIPREAEEVMIARDVLLARLTKGRLHVAHVSSGGSIQIIKWAKDAGVRVTCETAPHYFSLTDDAIREHLAMAKMSPPLRTKTDREAMIEGLRSGVIDVIATDHAPHLMNEKMQELEYAPFGIIGLETAVPLIISILVKENGFSYLDAFSKLTINPARILKIDRGELKAGKIADIVVIDPDKKVRIDEEFIASRCKNTPFINRELYGSVEWTICDGEVVYRNAGR is encoded by the coding sequence ATGGAATTAGTCATAAAAAACGGCACGCTCCTGGACCCGGAATCGCGCTTTGAAGGCAAAATGGACGTGAGGATCGCCGGCGCCGGTATCGCGGAGATCGCGAAGTCCATCGTCGCACCCCCCGGAAGCGAAGTAATCGATGCGAAGGGGTGCCTTGTGCTTCCCGGTCTCATTGACATGCACGCGCATTTTCGCGAACCGGGCGGCGAGGATGAGGAGACCATCATCGGGGGATCGATAGTCGCCGCGAAGGGGGGATTTACCTCCGTGTGCACGATGCCCAATACGACACCGGTGATCGATAACCAGGCGCTGGTCAGGTTCATAATACTCGAGGCGGAGAAGGGTCCGATAAACGTATTCCCCATCGCGAGCATTTCCAAGGGATCGAAAGGCGAAGAGATCACGGAAATGGGCGAGCTTGTCAAGGGCGGCGCCGTGGGCTTTTCGGACGACGGCAGGCCGGTGATGAGCTCTGTACTCATGAGGCGCGCCCTTGAATACGCTCGAATGTTCGATGTTCCGATAATCACCCATTCGGAGGATATTCTCCTTTCCGACGAGGGAATCATGAACGAAGGCGTCAATTCGACGCTGCTCGGCCTCAAGGGGATTCCGCGGGAAGCCGAGGAGGTCATGATCGCGCGCGACGTCCTGCTTGCGCGGCTGACGAAGGGGAGGCTCCATGTCGCCCACGTCTCCTCGGGCGGATCGATCCAGATCATCAAGTGGGCCAAGGATGCGGGCGTCAGGGTCACCTGCGAAACCGCGCCGCATTATTTTTCCCTGACGGACGACGCCATCAGGGAGCATCTTGCGATGGCCAAGATGAGCCCGCCTTTGCGCACAAAAACCGACCGTGAGGCAATGATCGAGGGACTGCGAAGCGGCGTTATCGACGTGATTGCCACCGATCACGCGCCGCATCTCATGAACGAAAAAATGCAGGAACTCGAGTATGCCCCGTTCGGCATAATCGGCCTCGAGACCGCGGTGCCTCTCATTATAAGCATTTTGGTGAAGGAAAACGGTTTTTCCTACCTGGACGCGTTCAGCAAGCTGACTATCAATCCCGCGAGAATTTTAAAGATTGATCGGGGCGAATTGAAAGCCGGCAAGATCGCCGATATCGTCGTAATAGACCCGGATAAAAAGGTGCGAATCGACGAGGAATTCATCGCCTCCCGCTGCAAGAACACCCCCTTCATCAACAGGGAACTATACGGGTCGGTGGAGTGGACGATTTGCGACGGCGAAGTCGTGTACCGCAATGCGGGGAGATGA